The following are from one region of the Chitinivibrionales bacterium genome:
- the def gene encoding peptide deformylase yields the protein MDMFEVCIYGNPVLRKKAEAVTEFNDELKGFVEEMAETMKIQDGVGLAAPQVSKSLRIAVIDTTGGEQEPYILINPEIIHSSEEREDFEEGCLSIPDIRLKVNRPLKVSIKAFDAEGREYSIENAEGLLARALQHEIDHLDGVLFIDRASPVARQLVSGKLKKMAKSQKIKNKTV from the coding sequence ATAGACATGTTTGAAGTTTGTATTTACGGAAATCCGGTATTGCGGAAAAAGGCTGAAGCCGTAACCGAATTCAATGATGAGCTGAAAGGTTTTGTTGAAGAGATGGCCGAAACCATGAAAATCCAGGATGGTGTTGGCCTTGCCGCTCCTCAGGTCAGTAAATCATTGCGTATTGCCGTTATCGATACGACCGGTGGCGAACAGGAGCCTTATATTCTGATCAATCCCGAAATCATTCACTCCTCTGAGGAGCGTGAAGATTTCGAAGAAGGGTGCCTGAGTATTCCGGATATCCGTCTTAAAGTAAACCGTCCGTTAAAAGTTTCGATAAAAGCCTTCGATGCCGAAGGCAGAGAATATAGTATCGAAAATGCCGAAGGTCTGCTGGCCCGCGCTTTGCAGCACGAAATAGATCATCTGGACGGTGTACTTTTTATCGACCGCGCTTCCCCGGTTGCCCGTCAGTTAGTGAGCGGCAAGCTGAAAAAAATGGCCAAATCACAAAAGATAAAAAATAAGACCGTCTGA
- a CDS encoding TrkH family potassium uptake protein has translation MSLPSTLLDPRVLGFVIAVISAFVCGTLVVITGRKERKSEGIKEGFAIVTIGWLLFTLFGCIPLFVFLISEAPVVNIETVLRLITDSYFEIMSGFTTTGATILTDIEILPRGLLFWRSLTHWLGGMGIVTLALAIFPAFGVAAYQMFRGEVPGPTSERLSPRLRWTATILWGVYALLTLAETLLLWLGGMSIFESFCHSFGTMATGGFSTRNTSISAYNSAYIDWVIIIFMFFAGMNFILHYRIIFSQDFNVLSKNREFIFYVTVIMSVIIIGTVLLRIWGINSPEHIERSYRPDPLSQIELVDKIETEENKVATIGKTIRYMAFQVISITTTTGYTTADFDVWPNFLRFALVILMFFGGCAGSTGGGMKMIRILVVLKTAWKEVRTMIQPRLIMPIKIGNEAIDYKIVSNILGFFTLFMLLFVLFSAIMAFMIPDFTTAVTTVVATMCNIGPGLSGIGAMENYAWIPMIGKWVLILCMLLGRLEVYTVLIALAPISWKK, from the coding sequence ATCTCTTTACCCTCAACACTCTTAGATCCCCGCGTGCTGGGTTTTGTCATTGCCGTAATCTCGGCCTTTGTCTGTGGGACCCTGGTGGTCATTACAGGACGCAAGGAACGAAAAAGCGAGGGAATCAAGGAGGGATTTGCCATTGTAACTATCGGGTGGCTTTTATTTACGCTCTTTGGATGTATTCCACTTTTTGTTTTTCTGATCTCAGAAGCCCCCGTGGTCAACATAGAAACCGTCCTGCGGTTAATTACCGATTCCTATTTTGAAATCATGAGCGGATTTACGACCACCGGAGCGACAATTTTAACCGACATCGAAATTTTACCGCGGGGGCTCCTTTTCTGGCGGAGTCTTACCCACTGGCTGGGCGGTATGGGAATCGTGACCCTTGCACTGGCAATTTTTCCGGCCTTTGGTGTTGCTGCCTATCAGATGTTCAGGGGTGAAGTTCCCGGACCGACATCGGAACGTCTTTCGCCCCGTCTCCGTTGGACCGCCACGATTCTCTGGGGTGTCTATGCATTGCTCACCCTGGCCGAAACGCTTTTGCTCTGGCTGGGCGGTATGTCGATTTTCGAGTCCTTCTGCCATTCCTTCGGTACTATGGCAACCGGTGGATTCTCTACCCGAAACACCTCGATCAGCGCCTACAACAGCGCGTATATCGACTGGGTGATAATCATATTCATGTTCTTTGCGGGCATGAATTTTATTCTTCACTACCGGATTATCTTCTCTCAAGATTTCAATGTGCTTTCCAAAAACCGGGAATTCATTTTTTACGTGACCGTCATCATGTCGGTGATTATAATCGGCACGGTGCTGCTGAGAATATGGGGAATCAATTCTCCCGAACATATCGAACGAAGTTATCGGCCTGATCCGCTTTCTCAAATCGAGCTTGTCGACAAAATCGAGACAGAGGAAAACAAGGTCGCCACGATTGGAAAGACTATCCGGTATATGGCATTTCAAGTCATTTCGATCACCACCACCACCGGGTATACTACCGCCGACTTTGATGTGTGGCCTAATTTCCTCAGATTCGCGCTTGTAATTCTCATGTTTTTCGGGGGGTGCGCTGGTTCCACGGGAGGAGGCATGAAAATGATCCGGATTCTCGTGGTACTTAAAACCGCGTGGAAAGAAGTACGCACTATGATACAGCCACGACTTATCATGCCCATAAAAATCGGTAATGAGGCCATTGATTATAAAATCGTTTCCAATATCCTCGGGTTTTTTACCCTTTTTATGCTCCTTTTCGTGCTCTTTTCGGCAATTATGGCCTTCATGATCCCCGATTTTACCACCGCGGTAACGACCGTTGTTGCCACAATGTGCAATATCGGTCCCGGCTTATCGGGAATCGGAGCAATGGAAAATTATGCCTGGATACCGATGATCGGTAAATGGGTGCTTATTCTCTGCATGCTTTTAGGACGGCTTGAAGTTTATACGGTGCTTATTGCGCTGGCGCCTATTTCGTGGAAAAAGTAG
- a CDS encoding AAA family ATPase, whose amino-acid sequence MDVFEHNKQQFLEKNAPLADRMRPRTLDEFAGQEHIIGPGRLLRRAITIDQLSSVIFYGPPGTGKTTLARIIAKTTKARFISINAVLAGVKDIREAIDTAQKTLSLYSQRTILFVDEVHRFNKSQQDALLPHVENGVIILIGATTENPYFEVNKALVSRSRIFQLKSLTSDDLRKVARMALEDKERGFGEFDVHIDDDALDHLVSVANGDARGVLNALELAVETTSPDSEGAVRITRDVAEESIQQKAVLYDKDGDAHYDTISAFIKSVRGSDPDAALYWMARMVYAGEDPRFIFRRMLILASEDIGLADPDALSVVMSAAQAFDYVGLPEGRFHLAQACLYLATAAKSNSTMAFFDALKSVGNEMTGEVPDHLKDASRDGDDFGHGKGYLYPHAFRDHWAAQQYLPDVLQGKVFYQPSGQGREGGIKERVDRLREARVEAMVEQDESDPFNSFRESESQPGRSAWIKRTASEATLAEIRDRLLELAHVNKESLVLDLHARTGLLAFEAVRRVREGAVWAMAHSDKEYFTLSTMASQFDTLNRPQIVLRTPKSLIDDIRNEAGDEIAFTSIVGRNILAKHADKPGLLRSITGLLASGGTLALAETIPALGQRLSELITFPKKYAALKKKFTRIEQLLFTDTNDPMVNWTLETLEKELTLDSGYELRTYMEMQHHSKRITAQEVEFWFRGPSGEKRRSLGDRLRETLSENEVSLCKDVVRRAVVDQDISWKTAIGYIRIRKGESKVEGQDTTIMD is encoded by the coding sequence ATGGATGTATTCGAACATAATAAGCAACAGTTTCTGGAAAAAAACGCCCCTTTAGCCGACAGGATGCGTCCACGCACGTTGGATGAGTTTGCAGGACAGGAGCATATTATTGGACCCGGAAGGCTTCTCCGGCGGGCGATAACCATCGATCAGCTTTCCAGTGTCATATTTTACGGTCCTCCCGGCACAGGTAAAACAACCCTTGCCAGAATTATCGCCAAAACCACAAAGGCAAGGTTTATTTCCATCAATGCGGTGCTTGCGGGTGTCAAGGACATTCGTGAAGCGATCGATACCGCCCAGAAAACGCTGTCCTTGTATTCCCAACGGACAATTCTCTTTGTCGATGAAGTCCATCGGTTCAATAAGTCGCAGCAGGATGCGCTTTTGCCCCATGTTGAAAACGGGGTAATCATATTGATCGGGGCCACAACCGAAAATCCATATTTTGAAGTAAACAAGGCGCTGGTGTCACGGTCACGGATTTTCCAGTTGAAAAGCCTTACGTCCGATGACCTCCGGAAGGTTGCGCGGATGGCTCTTGAGGATAAAGAGCGGGGCTTTGGTGAATTTGACGTTCATATCGACGACGATGCTTTGGATCACCTTGTGAGTGTTGCCAACGGTGATGCCCGGGGAGTGCTCAATGCTCTGGAACTTGCCGTGGAAACCACTTCACCCGACTCCGAAGGTGCTGTCCGTATCACCCGCGATGTTGCTGAAGAGTCGATTCAGCAGAAGGCGGTGTTGTATGATAAGGACGGCGATGCTCATTATGATACCATCTCGGCCTTTATCAAGTCGGTCCGTGGCTCCGATCCTGATGCCGCCCTCTACTGGATGGCACGGATGGTGTATGCCGGTGAAGATCCCCGGTTTATTTTTCGCAGAATGCTCATTCTGGCGTCCGAAGATATCGGCCTGGCCGATCCCGATGCCCTGAGCGTGGTCATGAGTGCTGCACAGGCATTCGATTATGTGGGGCTTCCTGAAGGTCGGTTTCATCTTGCTCAGGCCTGTCTCTATCTTGCCACAGCAGCCAAAAGCAATTCGACGATGGCCTTTTTCGATGCGCTGAAATCGGTGGGCAATGAAATGACCGGTGAAGTGCCTGATCATCTTAAAGACGCATCCAGAGACGGTGATGATTTCGGCCATGGAAAGGGATACCTCTATCCCCATGCATTCAGGGACCATTGGGCTGCCCAGCAGTATCTTCCCGATGTTTTGCAGGGGAAGGTTTTTTATCAACCATCCGGTCAGGGAAGAGAAGGGGGGATTAAAGAGCGGGTTGACAGGTTGCGTGAGGCGCGGGTCGAGGCCATGGTGGAGCAGGATGAGTCGGATCCTTTTAATTCTTTCAGAGAGAGTGAGTCGCAACCTGGTCGAAGTGCCTGGATTAAAAGGACGGCTTCGGAGGCGACCCTCGCAGAGATCAGAGACCGCCTGCTGGAGCTTGCACACGTGAACAAAGAGAGCTTGGTCCTCGACCTCCACGCCCGCACAGGCCTTCTGGCCTTTGAAGCTGTGCGGCGGGTACGGGAGGGCGCAGTATGGGCGATGGCCCATTCCGACAAAGAGTATTTCACTCTCTCCACAATGGCTTCACAGTTCGATACACTCAACCGGCCGCAGATTGTTTTAAGGACCCCAAAATCGCTGATCGATGACATTCGTAATGAAGCCGGCGATGAAATCGCCTTTACCTCGATTGTAGGAAGAAATATCCTTGCAAAGCATGCCGATAAGCCCGGCTTGCTCCGCTCAATTACCGGTCTCCTTGCTTCCGGAGGAACACTTGCCCTTGCCGAAACAATTCCCGCACTCGGCCAACGCCTCTCGGAACTGATAACTTTTCCCAAAAAATATGCTGCACTGAAAAAGAAATTTACCCGGATCGAGCAACTGCTCTTTACCGATACGAACGACCCTATGGTCAACTGGACGCTCGAAACGCTCGAAAAAGAGCTGACGCTGGATTCCGGTTATGAGCTGCGGACCTATATGGAAATGCAGCACCATTCCAAACGCATTACCGCTCAGGAAGTAGAATTCTGGTTCAGGGGACCGTCGGGAGAGAAACGTCGATCTCTGGGTGACCGGCTGCGGGAAACACTTTCTGAAAACGAGGTTTCGTTATGTAAAGATGTCGTCCGCAGGGCCGTTGTCGACCAGGATATTTCCTGGAAAACCGCAATCGGGTATATCAGGATACGTAAAGGGGAGTCGAAAGTCGAAGGCCAAGATACAACAATAATGGATTAG
- a CDS encoding amidohydrolase family protein, giving the protein MSTIYYARWLLSPDGGIITNAALALAGDKIEAVGTRSQVPRRPGDRTINLGDQLLLPGLINAHSHLEEGVVRGIPKEDADTFASWIAKKTSRLRNAPVESIMPVIRLGIRESLTNGTTTIVDSSRTGHSVVVLKDEPVRSWIIHEVHNNDQAEKDNLIRTIELLKRVASTSNRVGIGMGPYALFSCTPQRHRNLINTAAKEHAPWASHLAESAEELQAFAEHKGDLYFQITRNREWAYGATGIGPMHYALTENLLPASALLYHCNYVNGAQLSSLAAKNISIVICPQYTKSLGHKNFPLDLALTRGVNICVGTANIPGVGAMNLFDELYTVKTNYPHIPAAEMIRWVTVNPARALGAQDNIGSLAPGLQADFIAVSFAHDPGENLLEELIAEEPEVRLVVVDGEEIIVDY; this is encoded by the coding sequence ATGTCTACTATCTATTATGCCAGATGGCTTTTGAGTCCCGACGGCGGGATAATTACCAATGCGGCGCTTGCTTTAGCAGGTGATAAAATCGAGGCGGTGGGCACCCGGAGCCAAGTGCCCCGCCGCCCGGGCGATCGTACAATCAACCTGGGCGATCAACTGCTTCTTCCCGGCCTGATTAATGCCCACAGCCATCTCGAGGAAGGTGTTGTACGGGGCATTCCCAAAGAAGACGCCGACACCTTTGCATCATGGATAGCTAAAAAGACTTCCCGCCTCAGAAATGCGCCGGTCGAATCGATCATGCCGGTAATACGGCTTGGTATCCGGGAATCGCTGACCAATGGAACAACAACGATTGTTGACAGTTCACGTACCGGCCATTCGGTTGTAGTGCTCAAGGATGAACCGGTGAGAAGCTGGATTATTCATGAAGTTCATAATAACGACCAGGCTGAAAAGGACAATCTTATCCGCACCATCGAACTGCTCAAGCGGGTTGCATCGACTTCAAACAGGGTCGGAATCGGCATGGGACCCTATGCACTTTTTTCGTGCACGCCACAGCGACACAGAAATTTAATTAACACCGCCGCAAAAGAACATGCACCCTGGGCGTCACATCTTGCCGAAAGCGCTGAAGAACTTCAGGCTTTCGCCGAGCATAAGGGCGATCTCTATTTCCAGATAACCCGCAACCGGGAATGGGCATACGGTGCCACGGGTATCGGCCCCATGCATTATGCGCTCACCGAAAACCTCCTCCCCGCGAGTGCTCTTCTTTATCATTGTAATTATGTCAACGGGGCTCAGTTGTCGTCTCTGGCAGCAAAAAACATATCGATTGTCATCTGTCCGCAATATACCAAGTCCCTTGGCCATAAGAATTTTCCCCTGGATCTTGCCCTCACCAGAGGCGTGAATATTTGTGTCGGGACCGCCAATATCCCGGGCGTGGGCGCAATGAATCTTTTTGATGAGCTCTATACTGTCAAAACTAATTATCCCCACATACCGGCTGCCGAGATGATCAGGTGGGTTACGGTCAACCCTGCAAGGGCACTAGGGGCTCAAGACAATATCGGCTCCCTTGCCCCGGGTTTACAGGCCGATTTTATCGCGGTAAGCTTTGCCCATGACCCGGGCGAAAATCTTCTGGAAGAACTCATTGCCGAAGAACCCGAAGTACGGCTTGTTGTGGTTGACGGGGAGGAAATTATTGTTGATTATTGA
- a CDS encoding TIGR02147 family protein: MLSFEFLKRLFHLSPLIVSLNVRPWIFGPPKNVLKYMHTLAVAFCSKFIYYMDMANENLPTVFHYNDFRKFLDDYQQERQKFDKNFNRSNVCRLLGLSKSRSFFNDVIKGKTVTSTFIDRFIKVFELKKDEAQFFRVLVKYNQAMEPGERELYFQQLISLNKTPRQILDLNVYEYFKEWRHSVIRAMLDVYNCTEDDYGELGKKINPPLTEKTVRESINLLKNLELVAQDEKGFLKPTQKIIQTPPYINDDLVKHYQMQSLETAKRALFSNSDQMQNVSTKLISISELGLKRIERQLQKFKSEVTSIIHKDHHESDRIYELAMFLVPVTKIKKGGKQ, translated from the coding sequence ATGCTTTCGTTCGAGTTCCTTAAGCGACTATTCCATCTCAGTCCCCTGATTGTCTCTCTTAATGTTCGACCTTGGATCTTCGGTCCTCCAAAAAATGTACTCAAATATATGCACACATTGGCCGTTGCATTTTGTTCTAAGTTTATTTATTATATGGACATGGCAAACGAAAATTTACCCACTGTGTTTCACTATAACGATTTTCGTAAGTTCCTGGATGATTATCAGCAGGAACGGCAGAAATTCGATAAGAATTTCAACCGCTCCAATGTCTGCAGACTTCTTGGACTCTCAAAGAGCAGAAGTTTCTTTAATGATGTCATCAAAGGCAAAACGGTCACGTCTACCTTTATCGACCGGTTTATTAAGGTTTTCGAGCTTAAAAAGGATGAGGCTCAGTTTTTCAGAGTTCTGGTTAAATACAACCAGGCCATGGAGCCGGGAGAACGGGAGCTCTATTTTCAGCAGCTAATTTCGTTAAATAAAACACCCCGTCAGATACTCGATCTCAATGTCTACGAATATTTCAAAGAATGGCGCCACAGCGTTATCAGGGCTATGCTCGATGTTTACAATTGTACCGAGGACGATTATGGAGAGCTTGGGAAAAAGATAAATCCTCCCCTTACTGAGAAAACGGTCCGGGAATCAATTAATCTTCTGAAAAATCTCGAACTGGTTGCGCAGGACGAAAAGGGGTTTTTAAAACCGACCCAAAAAATTATACAAACCCCACCATATATCAACGATGATCTGGTGAAACATTATCAGATGCAGTCTCTGGAAACGGCCAAACGGGCTCTTTTCTCAAATTCCGATCAGATGCAGAACGTTTCCACAAAATTGATCAGTATCTCTGAGCTTGGCCTTAAAAGGATTGAACGGCAATTGCAGAAGTTTAAATCTGAAGTTACTTCAATAATTCATAAAGATCATCACGAATCAGACCGTATCTATGAGCTTGCCATGTTCCTGGTACCGGTCACAAAGATTAAAAAAGGAGGGAAGCAATGA
- a CDS encoding D-tyrosyl-tRNA(Tyr) deacylase has product MRIVLQRVHQSTVSVEGTITGKIGKGILILLGVHATDTETEAEFCAKKCAELRIFSDEAGKMNRSVLDIDGEALVVSQFTLYGDCRKGRRPSFVEAARPEKGNELYEYFVACLKQRVHKVETGIFGAMMDVEIVNDGPVTMIVEKMTDEGKKREI; this is encoded by the coding sequence ATGCGAATCGTCCTTCAGCGCGTCCACCAGTCCACCGTCAGTGTCGAGGGGACAATTACCGGCAAAATCGGTAAAGGAATCCTCATTCTTCTCGGCGTCCATGCCACCGACACGGAGACCGAAGCCGAATTCTGTGCAAAAAAATGCGCGGAATTGCGGATTTTCAGTGATGAAGCCGGGAAAATGAACCGCTCAGTGCTCGATATCGACGGCGAAGCACTGGTTGTCTCCCAATTCACCCTCTACGGCGATTGCCGCAAAGGACGGCGCCCCAGCTTTGTTGAAGCAGCGCGCCCTGAAAAGGGAAATGAACTCTACGAATATTTTGTTGCCTGCCTGAAACAACGCGTTCACAAAGTTGAAACCGGTATTTTCGGCGCCATGATGGATGTTGAGATTGTCAACGACGGGCCGGTGACGATGATTGTGGAGAAAATGACGGACGAGGGGAAGAAAAGGGAGATCTGA
- a CDS encoding SpoIID/LytB domain-containing protein, with translation MQKQPPSSDTTHEESAPEPQQEEKKSSHPDAFDFGLAFVDTAELEERPSRSGRPQTDPKSSMNKTGVVSLRYPDFPVPAVKARVAVLRNNLKTSLYSVGKVVLRGAGQKNRISFRGRLLVEASYSAGKVLVTADDIKRREVSVPCTLLSENEYNFIELDDGSYRGSMIIISEKPKRFSLVNYIDVEEYLRGVVPLEIGPRKEKEIEAVKAQAVAARTYTYRKILERSNASFDLVTTVADQVYGGLNAENRHCDKAIRLTEDLVMVYGDSLIIAYYHSTCGGKTANVEDVWQRPPKPYLKSVSDYDKNGNAYCAISRYYTWIENWSTYRLSSIIARHGGSAGCKGTVKGMKIKWRHSCGRIADLNIRTTQGDCVHHGDKIRFVLRRDISGNPILRSCNFRIRSGNARSVKIEGKGYGHGVGMCQMGAIGRARAGQSFEEILKAYYTGVDMRTAVPKR, from the coding sequence ATGCAAAAACAGCCTCCCTCTTCGGATACAACCCATGAAGAGTCTGCACCAGAGCCGCAACAGGAAGAAAAAAAATCCTCTCACCCCGATGCATTCGATTTCGGTCTGGCCTTTGTCGATACCGCAGAACTTGAAGAAAGACCATCCCGGTCCGGCCGTCCACAAACCGATCCTAAAAGCTCAATGAACAAAACCGGGGTGGTTTCACTGCGATATCCGGATTTTCCTGTTCCCGCTGTCAAAGCGCGGGTTGCGGTTCTTCGAAATAATCTTAAAACCTCTCTTTACTCGGTAGGAAAAGTCGTTTTGAGAGGTGCCGGGCAAAAAAATCGCATTTCCTTTCGTGGACGATTGCTGGTTGAGGCATCCTATTCAGCCGGTAAAGTACTGGTAACAGCAGACGATATTAAGCGCCGGGAGGTTAGTGTTCCCTGCACTCTCCTATCGGAAAATGAATACAATTTTATCGAACTCGACGACGGCTCCTACCGGGGATCGATGATTATCATTTCCGAAAAGCCCAAGAGGTTTTCTTTAGTTAATTATATCGACGTCGAAGAGTATCTCCGGGGTGTTGTTCCCCTCGAGATCGGCCCCCGGAAAGAAAAGGAGATCGAGGCGGTGAAAGCCCAGGCGGTGGCTGCCCGTACCTATACCTACCGGAAAATTCTTGAAAGAAGCAATGCATCCTTCGATCTTGTCACGACGGTCGCCGATCAGGTATACGGCGGTCTGAATGCCGAAAACAGGCACTGCGATAAAGCCATAAGGCTCACCGAAGATCTCGTGATGGTCTATGGTGACAGCCTGATAATCGCCTATTACCATTCGACCTGCGGAGGGAAGACCGCCAATGTGGAGGATGTATGGCAAAGGCCGCCGAAGCCCTATTTAAAATCGGTGAGTGATTACGATAAGAACGGCAATGCCTATTGTGCAATATCCAGATATTATACCTGGATTGAGAACTGGTCAACCTACCGGTTGTCATCGATAATTGCCCGGCATGGGGGCAGCGCTGGATGTAAAGGTACGGTGAAGGGTATGAAAATAAAATGGCGGCATTCCTGTGGCCGTATTGCCGATCTCAATATCCGTACAACCCAGGGCGACTGTGTTCACCATGGCGATAAGATCCGCTTTGTGCTCAGGCGGGATATTTCGGGGAATCCGATTCTGCGGTCCTGCAATTTCAGGATTCGCTCGGGCAATGCCCGGTCGGTTAAAATCGAGGGCAAAGGCTATGGCCATGGCGTGGGTATGTGCCAGATGGGTGCTATCGGACGTGCCCGGGCCGGGCAGAGTTTCGAAGAAATCCTCAAGGCGTATTACACCGGTGTTGATATGAGGACTGCGGTTCCGAAAAGGTAG
- a CDS encoding redox-sensing transcriptional repressor Rex, with the protein MANHESSSIRLLEYKNILKKLKGLGFSKVFSSNLADTLGISASLVRKDFTQLTTSGNKKGGYIIDDLLGEINRLLNKGTETGAVIVGFGKLGKALCNYRGFIDENIRFVAAFDTDESKIDPDADVPVFPAEKLAEFVSTNKIKIAVLTIPGDVVQRTVDILVIAGVKGFLNFVPFRLVLPADCYENHINLAMELEKVILHITNGHKG; encoded by the coding sequence ATGGCAAATCATGAATCATCCAGCATTCGGCTGCTTGAATATAAAAACATATTGAAAAAGCTGAAAGGTCTGGGTTTCAGTAAGGTGTTTTCCTCGAATCTTGCCGATACACTCGGAATTTCAGCATCATTGGTGCGAAAAGATTTTACGCAACTCACGACATCGGGAAACAAAAAGGGCGGCTATATAATTGATGATCTCCTTGGTGAGATAAACAGACTTTTAAACAAAGGGACAGAAACCGGTGCGGTAATTGTAGGGTTTGGAAAGCTCGGTAAAGCTTTATGTAATTACCGGGGGTTCATTGATGAAAATATCAGGTTTGTTGCGGCATTCGATACGGATGAGTCGAAAATCGATCCTGATGCTGATGTGCCGGTGTTTCCTGCAGAAAAACTTGCGGAATTTGTGTCGACAAATAAAATAAAAATAGCTGTTTTGACTATTCCGGGTGACGTTGTTCAACGGACGGTGGATATTCTGGTAATAGCTGGTGTTAAGGGGTTTTTGAATTTTGTTCCGTTCAGGCTGGTATTGCCCGCTGATTGTTATGAAAATCACATTAATCTTGCAATGGAACTGGAGAAAGTAATTCTGCACATAACGAATGGTCACAAAGGATAG
- the yajC gene encoding preprotein translocase subunit YajC translates to MNAAVFAQNEAPGRGVGGANMIFMMVIMFGIIYFLMIRPEQKKQKNRQKMIGEMKKGDKVVTIGGVYGTVGNVKENSLMVKIAENTVVEVRKGAVSEVLNKQEMGEKSEKKDGK, encoded by the coding sequence ATGAATGCTGCTGTATTTGCTCAGAATGAGGCGCCGGGAAGAGGTGTTGGCGGTGCGAATATGATTTTTATGATGGTGATCATGTTTGGGATTATCTATTTCCTGATGATCCGTCCTGAACAGAAAAAGCAGAAAAACCGTCAGAAAATGATCGGCGAGATGAAAAAGGGCGATAAGGTCGTAACAATCGGCGGTGTATACGGGACGGTCGGTAATGTGAAAGAAAATTCGTTGATGGTCAAGATCGCGGAAAATACCGTCGTTGAAGTTCGCAAAGGGGCTGTCTCCGAAGTGCTCAATAAGCAGGAAATGGGCGAAAAGAGTGAAAAGAAAGACGGAAAATAG
- the trkA gene encoding Trk system potassium transporter TrkA, whose product MNIIIIGAGTVGFSLAEYLSKHQHHISVIETDTVLCNEINTKLDVFTINAKGSSPSALKAAGIQDADMIIAATPNVETNLLVCNFAKQYGVPDRIARVKSGEYTRGDIDISLEELGVTHVVEPEKEVVKVIIQYIELPGVSQTANFQADKVYLRGYEVREGMPLAHKTLVEINNIVSPAPMLIVVIVRNGKSITPSGAERLLPGDKIVAIMPKESFATFRQILGKGPDKVKKVIISGDTLTALNLAEACKPYVERVILVDPDEQHAIKAASKLEGIEVFHGDCTNTEMLQEVHIENAHFFIASGEDTEDNVMSCLLAKAEGAGEVIAVNNTDRHERLFQSLGLDHIINPRKITAQKIISSILRMPISAHLGLEKTDIQVTRFIAEKKSKIIGKPLQEFKEIFRRSIVIGAVMRGENVIIPRGDTVILPDDEVLVLCQTSSLKFAGKLFKTGVSLSV is encoded by the coding sequence GTGAATATTATAATCATAGGTGCAGGGACAGTAGGTTTTTCCCTGGCCGAATATCTCAGTAAGCATCAACACCATATTTCGGTAATCGAGACCGATACCGTCCTCTGTAACGAAATCAATACCAAGCTCGATGTTTTCACGATCAATGCCAAGGGCAGCAGTCCTTCGGCATTAAAAGCCGCTGGAATTCAGGATGCCGATATGATTATCGCTGCCACCCCGAATGTCGAAACCAACCTCCTCGTCTGCAATTTCGCCAAGCAATACGGAGTTCCCGACCGTATCGCCCGAGTTAAATCGGGTGAATATACCAGAGGCGATATTGATATCAGCCTCGAAGAACTGGGAGTAACCCATGTCGTCGAACCCGAAAAAGAGGTTGTCAAGGTCATAATCCAGTACATCGAACTGCCCGGTGTCTCACAAACTGCGAATTTCCAGGCGGACAAGGTCTATTTACGGGGGTATGAAGTTAGGGAAGGGATGCCTCTTGCCCACAAAACACTTGTCGAGATAAACAATATTGTGTCACCGGCACCCATGCTGATCGTGGTTATTGTCCGTAACGGAAAAAGCATTACCCCGTCGGGAGCAGAACGACTGCTCCCCGGCGACAAGATTGTGGCAATCATGCCCAAAGAATCCTTTGCCACCTTTCGTCAAATACTCGGCAAGGGACCGGATAAAGTCAAAAAAGTCATCATTTCGGGTGACACCCTGACGGCGCTCAATCTTGCCGAAGCATGCAAGCCCTATGTTGAGCGGGTGATCCTGGTAGATCCCGATGAACAGCATGCAATCAAAGCGGCATCAAAACTCGAAGGCATTGAAGTGTTTCACGGCGACTGCACCAACACCGAAATGCTTCAGGAAGTACATATCGAGAACGCGCATTTTTTCATTGCTTCGGGTGAAGATACCGAAGACAATGTAATGTCCTGCCTTCTTGCAAAAGCCGAAGGTGCCGGCGAGGTCATTGCGGTCAACAACACCGACCGTCATGAACGGCTCTTTCAATCGCTGGGCCTGGACCACATCATCAATCCGCGCAAAATTACCGCCCAGAAAATAATCTCGAGCATCCTCCGCATGCCGATCAGTGCCCATCTGGGGCTGGAAAAAACCGACATACAGGTTACCCGATTCATTGCAGAAAAGAAGTCAAAAATCATTGGAAAACCCCTGCAGGAGTTTAAGGAGATTTTTCGGCGGTCTATTGTGATCGGCGCGGTGATGCGGGGAGAAAATGTTATTATTCCCCGGGGAGATACGGTAATTCTTCCCGATGATGAAGTGCTTGTTTTATGTCAGACGTCGAGCCTCAAATTCGCGGGAAAACTCTTTAAAACCGGGGTCTCACTGTCGGTATAA